A genome region from Verrucomicrobiia bacterium includes the following:
- a CDS encoding flagellar basal body-associated FliL family protein — MADTKPEGDAPAAAAPGGAKGGLGAWLPLILTLVAMPALAYGMTTFVIVPQIQKAVAPLAGVEGGEGGAPARAGGVPARGGSGTKESVPLTKMVVNVAGTMGTRYLLSSMTLVGTTAGFKAKVEQNRDLLLDLASSALSNKTIADLERPGARNEIRMELLTVFNQALGADMVQELYITEFAIQ; from the coding sequence ATGGCGGACACCAAACCAGAAGGCGACGCCCCAGCGGCGGCGGCACCGGGCGGGGCGAAGGGCGGACTGGGGGCCTGGTTGCCATTGATCCTCACCCTTGTGGCCATGCCGGCTCTGGCGTACGGGATGACCACGTTCGTCATTGTGCCGCAGATCCAGAAGGCCGTCGCGCCGCTGGCCGGCGTGGAGGGCGGCGAGGGAGGGGCTCCGGCCCGGGCGGGTGGCGTCCCGGCCAGGGGCGGGAGCGGGACCAAGGAGTCGGTGCCCCTGACGAAGATGGTGGTCAACGTGGCGGGAACGATGGGGACCCGGTACCTGTTGAGCAGCATGACGCTGGTGGGCACGACCGCCGGCTTCAAGGCGAAGGTGGAACAGAATCGGGATCTGCTCCTGGATCTGGCATCCAGCGCGTTGAGCAACAAGACCATAGCCGATCTGGAACGGCCGGGGGCGCGCAACGAGATCCGCATGGAATTGCTGACCGTCTTCAACCAGGCCCTGGGCGCCGACATGGTGCAGGAGCTGTACATCACCGAGTTCGCCATCCAGTAG
- a CDS encoding flagellar hook assembly protein FlgD, translated as MSAIHAITPGVSNLNEVSRIPVQTLNQEDFLKLLVTQLTTQDPMAPKQDTDFFAEMATFSTLEQTRVMQADIALLRADQQITQATGLLGRTVEVSVDEETRAVGTVDAIQIEAGRPMVVVGDRLFALSEVLAIAPTVTT; from the coding sequence ATGAGTGCCATTCACGCCATCACCCCTGGAGTCAGCAATCTCAATGAGGTTTCGCGGATTCCGGTCCAGACCCTGAACCAGGAGGATTTCCTGAAGCTGCTGGTGACCCAGTTGACCACGCAGGATCCGATGGCGCCCAAGCAGGACACCGATTTTTTCGCCGAGATGGCGACCTTCAGCACGCTCGAACAGACCCGCGTCATGCAGGCGGACATTGCGCTCCTGCGGGCGGACCAGCAGATCACGCAGGCGACCGGCCTGCTGGGTCGGACGGTCGAGGTCAGCGTGGATGAAGAGACGCGCGCCGTGGGAACGGTGGACGCAATCCAGATTGAGGCAGGGAGGCCTATGGTGGTGGTCGGTGACCGGCTCTTCGCCCTGAGCGAGGTGCTGGCCATCGCCCCGACAGTCACGACCTGA
- a CDS encoding FliM/FliN family flagellar motor switch protein yields MDAGADDILAQVLSQSEVENLLAQVTEEENTLLVHTAENRQVRLPKDRIQPYDFRHPVFLSQGELRRLRLRHEEFLRALAAQLSLYLRMEFTLQMSKLQTLLYKKFTESLGNPTHLTLFRAEPLPGVCILEITPRLGLTLVDRLLGGPAHSVNPNHDFTEIELALLQQAVQVILGEWCNHWRGIQELRPVLLGQETNGRFLQTSPHDTVMLVLCMEARIGDCMEAMQIGFPYYTLEPLIRELSRTLDASTADRPAASADAPLAWDSRFDEVPVPLCAGWSGLEMAVRDVAALKVGDIVELSPSSAEQVSVRLDDSPRFRGRLGTRDGRWAVQLIEPRTE; encoded by the coding sequence ATGGACGCTGGTGCCGATGACATTCTTGCCCAGGTGCTGTCGCAATCGGAGGTCGAAAACCTCCTGGCGCAGGTCACCGAGGAGGAGAACACCCTCCTGGTGCACACGGCGGAGAACCGGCAGGTGCGGCTGCCCAAGGACCGGATCCAGCCCTACGACTTCCGGCATCCGGTCTTTCTGTCGCAGGGCGAGCTGCGCCGGTTGCGGCTGCGTCACGAGGAGTTCCTGCGCGCCCTGGCGGCCCAGCTTTCCCTGTATCTGCGGATGGAGTTCACGCTCCAGATGTCGAAGCTCCAGACCCTGCTCTACAAGAAGTTCACGGAGAGCCTGGGCAACCCGACCCACCTCACCCTGTTCCGGGCGGAACCGCTGCCGGGCGTTTGCATCCTCGAGATCACCCCCCGGCTGGGCCTCACCCTGGTGGACCGGCTTCTGGGAGGGCCGGCCCATTCGGTCAATCCCAATCACGACTTCACCGAGATCGAGCTGGCGCTGCTGCAACAGGCGGTGCAGGTGATCCTCGGCGAGTGGTGCAACCACTGGCGCGGCATCCAGGAGCTGCGCCCGGTGCTGCTCGGCCAGGAGACCAACGGGCGTTTCCTGCAGACCTCCCCCCACGACACCGTCATGCTCGTTCTGTGCATGGAGGCGCGGATCGGGGACTGCATGGAGGCGATGCAGATCGGGTTTCCCTACTACACCCTCGAGCCCCTGATTCGCGAACTGAGCCGGACACTCGATGCCTCGACTGCCGACCGGCCTGCCGCGTCCGCCGATGCCCCGCTGGCCTGGGATTCGCGCTTCGATGAGGTGCCCGTCCCGCTCTGTGCCGGGTGGTCGGGGCTCGAAATGGCGGTCCGCGACGTCGCCGCCCTGAAGGTGGGTGACATCGTGGAGTTGTCGCCGTCCAGCGCCGAACAGGTGAGCGTGCGCCTCGACGATTCGCCTCGATTCCGCGGCCGCCTGGGCACCCGCGACGGCCGATGGGCCGTGCAATTGATCGAACCCCGCACGGAATAG
- a CDS encoding flagellar hook-basal body complex protein translates to MLRSLTSAISGLQNFQGRLDVIGNNIANVNTTGFKAARVDFADSFSQTLRSASAGSPTSSGTSSMQVGSGVTTAAIRNLYTQGAITGTNVKTDLAVAGEGYFVVRDALSNSNFATRAGDFRLDGNGHLVTNGGMRVQGYNDSKLSGIGDIKIDLEGMLVHATPPRGSSLLNLDTFADLESFALGLAEATDPESMDGFLFGQLSADTQAQLAAWKDITPDRPPISADLSKRVVDDLNAALSGPSLWKADPDDNKHFDGVVLRDETRSLLGEGMEGEKLARMNRMLLEDAYGSAMAQKPLPTLASYAIDTEGRVNINLSDGSQFVRGQVLLQNFRDPQSLVKEGNNLYSGITMAGPLENMAAAGTQGLGRIQSGALELSNVDLANEFSTMITAQRAFQATARVISVSDDMLQELVNLKR, encoded by the coding sequence ATGTTACGCTCGCTCACCTCCGCCATCAGCGGCCTCCAGAACTTCCAGGGGCGCCTTGATGTCATCGGCAACAACATCGCCAACGTCAACACGACCGGCTTCAAGGCCGCCCGTGTGGACTTTGCCGACTCCTTCAGCCAGACGCTCCGAAGCGCCAGCGCCGGCAGCCCCACCAGCAGTGGCACCTCGTCCATGCAGGTCGGGTCCGGCGTGACCACGGCGGCCATCCGCAATCTCTACACCCAGGGCGCCATCACCGGCACCAACGTCAAGACCGACCTCGCCGTCGCCGGCGAGGGCTATTTCGTGGTGCGCGATGCGCTGAGCAACTCGAACTTCGCCACCCGGGCGGGGGACTTTCGTCTCGACGGCAACGGTCACCTGGTGACCAACGGCGGGATGCGGGTGCAGGGATACAACGACTCCAAGCTGAGCGGCATCGGCGACATCAAGATCGACCTGGAAGGCATGCTGGTCCATGCCACCCCCCCGCGCGGTTCATCGTTGCTGAACCTGGACACCTTCGCGGATCTCGAGTCCTTCGCGCTCGGGCTGGCGGAGGCGACCGATCCCGAATCGATGGACGGCTTCCTGTTCGGACAGTTGAGCGCCGACACCCAGGCCCAGCTTGCCGCCTGGAAGGACATCACGCCGGATCGGCCGCCCATTTCGGCGGACCTGTCGAAGCGGGTCGTGGACGACCTGAACGCGGCCCTCAGCGGTCCCAGCCTGTGGAAGGCGGATCCGGACGACAACAAGCACTTCGACGGCGTTGTGCTGCGGGACGAGACCCGTTCTCTGCTGGGCGAGGGGATGGAGGGCGAAAAACTGGCCCGGATGAACCGGATGCTTCTCGAGGACGCCTACGGATCGGCCATGGCGCAGAAGCCTCTGCCGACGCTGGCGTCGTACGCGATCGACACCGAAGGGCGGGTGAACATCAACCTGTCGGACGGCAGCCAGTTCGTGCGGGGCCAGGTCCTGCTGCAGAACTTCCGCGATCCGCAGAGCCTGGTGAAGGAGGGCAACAACCTCTATTCCGGCATCACCATGGCCGGACCGCTGGAGAACATGGCCGCCGCCGGCACGCAGGGTCTCGGTCGGATCCAGTCCGGCGCGCTGGAACTCTCGAACGTCGATCTGGCCAACGAATTCTCGACCATGATCACCGCGCAGCGGGCCTTCCAGGCCACCGCCCGGGTGATCTCGGTGAGTGACGACATGTTGCAGGAGTTGGTCAACCTCAAGCGGTAA